A section of the Macadamia integrifolia cultivar HAES 741 chromosome 9, SCU_Mint_v3, whole genome shotgun sequence genome encodes:
- the LOC122088638 gene encoding DNA replication complex GINS protein PSF1-like, which translates to MYGRRASQLLKENSCNETGQFTAFNADMFGEVLKECNTHHLELQSLMRKIQEEGLDMQTTRNPDHFGAVIHHLSLMRNKRCLMAYVYNRAEVIQSLRWKVGPVLPQEIQGKLNQSEKEYFKNHSSALEAYMSELDLDLTVDMVPPKDPYIRIRVLDDIGDEVVLDDQSHNFVRHSIHLLKRTDAEQYISQGLMEELSG; encoded by the exons ATGTACGGGAGAAGGGCATCTCAACTATTGAAGGAAAACTCCTGCAACGAAACAGGGCAATTCACGGCTTTCAAT GCTGATATGTTTGGTGAAGTACTTAAAGAATGTAATACGCACCACCTCGAGCTTCAGTCACTGATGAG GAAAATCCAGGAAGAGGGGTTGGACATGCAAACAACTAGAAATCCTGACCACTTTGGTGCTGTCATCCACCATCTGTCTTTAATGCGCAATAAACGTTGCCTAATGGCATATGT CTATAACCGAGCTGAAGTCATTCAGAGCTTGAGGTGGAAGGTGGGGCCAGTACTCCCCCAAGAAATTCAAGGAAAGCTGAACCAGTCTGAGAAAGAGTATTTCAAGAATCACTCTTCTGCTCTAGAGGCATACATGTCAGAACTAGATCTGGATTTGACtgtg GATATGGTGCCACCCAAGGATCCCTATATTCGCATCAGGGTGCTTGATGATATTGGTGATGAGGTGGTGCTTGATGATCAGTCACACAATTTTGTTCGCCACTCTATACACTTGCTTAAGAGAACAGATGCTGAGCAGTACATCTCACAG GGCTTGATGGAGGAGCTATCAGGTTGA